One Aphidius gifuensis isolate YNYX2018 linkage group LG5, ASM1490517v1, whole genome shotgun sequence genomic region harbors:
- the LOC122857285 gene encoding protein MTO1 homolog, mitochondrial, giving the protein MTIKMLLTRLKQLSWRNKLLVPKYYSTNIDNDKFDVIVIGGGHAGTEASAAAARMGAKTLLITHKKNKIGEMSCNPSFGGIGKGNLVREVDALDGLCARICDLSGVHYKILNKRKGPAVWGLRAQIDRDLYKKNLQNEFFNMKNLEIRESSVDNLIISENKKCCGVILKDGKKINSNAVVITTGTFLKGQINIGLEKYPAGRIGDEPSIALSNTLYNLNFRMGRLKTGTPPRLKKSTIDFTKCTIQLPDNIPEPFSQMNKNVWINPTDQLPCYMTYTTDKVAKIIRDNLHCNLHVTEEIIGPRYCPSIESKILKFKNPIHQIWLEPEGLDSDIIYPGGLSCTLPADKQQELVNSIIGLENAVIIRPGYGVTYDYVDPRELTYQLETKKINSLYLAGQINGTTGYEEAAAQGIIAGTNAAAKILNKPPLIIGRTEGYIGVLIDDLTTQGTNEPYRMFTSRAEFRLSLRPDNADLRLTKKGFNSGCVSEKRMNCTIELESKLNDAIYRLKNIHKSTTNWSKLLGIKETKFAKGKSAFTILTQTQEDCTFEDIVNALPDEFGDLGGDSILAKRIKIEVMYANAIREQHNEVEEVRRHEKMMIPDNFNYEMINISTEDREKLVAIQPQTVAGATRIAGVTPAAVLRIVQKLQKTDCTF; this is encoded by the exons atgacaataaaaatgttgCTGACGAGATTAAAACAATTAAGCTGGAGGAATAAGTTACTTGTaccaaaatattattcaacaaatattgacaatgataaatttgatgttATTGTAATTGGTGGTGGACATGCAGGAACAGAAGCATCAGCAGCTGCTGCAAGAATGGGAGCTAAAACTCTTCTTAtaactcataaaaaaaataaaattg GTGAAATGTCATGTAATCCATCATTTGGTGGTATTGGAAAAGGTAATCTTGTTAGAGAAGTTGATGCACTTGATGGTTTATGTGCAAGAATATGTGATTTATCTGGtgtacattataaaatattaaataaaagaaaaggtCCAGCTGTATGGGGTTTAAGAGCACAAATTGATCgtgatttatataaaaaaaatttacaaaatgaattttttaatatgaaaaatcttgaaataCGTGAATCatctgttgataatttaataatatcggaaaataaaaaatgttgtggtgttatattaaaagatggtaaaaaaattaatagtaatgCAGTTGTAATAACAACTGGTACATTTTTAAAaggacaaataaatattggatTAGAAAAATATCCAGCTGGTAGAATTGGTGATGAGCCAAGTATTGCATTATCAAatacattatataatttaaattttcgtaTGGGTAGATTAAAAACTGGTACACCACcacgtttaaaaaaatcaacaattgattttACAAAATGTACAATACAATTACCAGATAATATACCAGAACCATTTtcacaaatgaataaaaatgtatggATAAATCCCACTGATCAATTACCATGTTATATGACATATACAACTGATaaagttgctaaaataatACGTGATAATTTACATTGTAATTTACATGTTACTGAAGAAATAATTGGACCACGTTATTGTCCAAGTATtgaaagtaaaatattaaaatttaaaaatccaatTCATCAAATATGGCTTGAACCAGAAGGACTTGATTCTGATATAATATATCCTGGTGGTTTATCATGTACATTACCAGCTGATAAACAACAAGAACttgttaattcaataattggtCTTGAAAATGCTGTTATTATTAGACCAGGTTATGGTGTAACATATGATTATGTTGATCCACGTGAATTAACATATCAAttagaaactaaaaaaattaatagcttATATTTAGCTGGACAAATTAATGGTACAACTGGCTATGAAGAAGCTGCTGCACAAGGTATTATTGCTGGTACAAATGCTGCagctaaaatattaaataaaccacCATTAATTATTGGAAGAACTGAGGGTTATATTGGTGTacttattgatgatttaacaaCTCAAGGTACAAATGAACCATATAGAATGTTTACTAGTCGTGCAGAATTTCGTCTTAGTCTTAGACCAGATAATGCCGATTTAAGATTAACTAAAAAAGGTTTTAATAGTGGTTGTGTATCAGAAAAAAGAATGAATTGTACAATTGAATTGgaaagtaaattaaatgatgcaatatatagattaaaaaatatacataaaagtaCAACAAATTGGTCGAAACTATTGGGTattaaagaaacaaaatttGCTAAAGGTAAAAGTGCATTTACTATTTTAACACAAACACAAGAAGATTGTACTTTTGAAGATATAGTTAATGCACTTCCTGATGAATTTGGTGATCTTGGTGGTGATTCAATTTTAGCTAAAAGAataaag aTTGAAGTAATGTATGCAAATGCAATTAGAGAACAACATAATGAAGTTGAAGAAGTTCGTAGAcatgaaaaaatgatgataccagataattttaattatgaaat gataaatatttcaacagaAGATAGAGAAAAACTTGTAGCAATTCAACCACAAACT gTCGCTGGAGCCACGAGGATAGCAGGTGTTACACCAGCAGCTGTATTGAGAATTGTtcaaaaacttcaaaaaacagattgtacattttaa